Proteins from a single region of Streptomyces sp. Tu 3180:
- a CDS encoding AAA family ATPase, which yields MIVERAYAHVGPHDEGEWPWSVPCVRQLLRDGLRFTAPVTFVVGENGSGKSTLVEALAEGFGLDPWGGSHEWRYASHRAKSPLGERVRFDAAPRGRRMLGSWSARQGFFLRAETALDALDREGLAPGSRSHGEGFLAAFRDRFLRPGLYVLDEPEAALSFSSCLELVGHIDRLARDGAQVVCATHSPLLTALPGADIVEVGDHGMRRTAWRDLALVDHWRRYLTDPRAYLRHVLE from the coding sequence GTGATTGTCGAACGTGCGTACGCACACGTGGGCCCGCACGACGAGGGGGAGTGGCCCTGGTCGGTCCCCTGCGTGCGGCAACTCCTGCGTGACGGACTGCGGTTCACCGCGCCGGTGACCTTCGTCGTCGGCGAGAACGGTTCGGGGAAGTCGACGCTCGTCGAGGCCCTGGCGGAGGGCTTCGGGCTGGACCCCTGGGGCGGCTCGCACGAGTGGCGCTACGCGAGCCACCGCGCCAAGTCCCCCCTCGGCGAACGCGTCCGCTTCGACGCGGCCCCGCGCGGCCGCCGCATGCTCGGCTCCTGGTCCGCCCGCCAGGGCTTCTTCCTGCGCGCCGAAACGGCACTGGACGCGCTCGACCGGGAAGGGCTCGCACCCGGCTCGCGCAGTCACGGCGAGGGCTTCCTCGCGGCGTTCCGGGACAGGTTCCTGCGCCCCGGCCTCTACGTCCTGGACGAGCCGGAGGCGGCCCTGTCCTTCTCCTCCTGCCTCGAACTGGTCGGCCACATCGACCGGTTGGCCCGCGACGGCGCGCAGGTCGTCTGCGCCACCCACTCCCCGCTGCTGACCGCGCTGCCCGGCGCGGACATCGTCGAGGTCGGCGACCACGGCATGCGCCGCACCGCCTGGCGGGACCTGGCCCTGGTCGACCACTGGCGCCGCTACCTCACCGACCCGCGGGCGTACCTGCGGCACGTTCTGGAATGA
- a CDS encoding sigma-70 family RNA polymerase sigma factor produces the protein MRAQDELVSAYLPLVYNIVGRALNGHPDVDDVVQETMLRALGSLGSLNDPGGFRSWLVAITMNQLRHHWRDHRTVQARSGLHDAYDVADPGADFVDLTIVRLGLEGQRREAAEATRWLDPDDQALLSLWWLEAAGELTRAEVAAALELSPQHTAVRVQRMKAQLETARLVVRALSARPRCVLLDDVVAAWDAVPSALWRKRIARHARDCTVCAGFQSGLVPAEGLLVGLGLVPVGAGLLGAAGLLTGLGAGTADATPLSFTGDAAGGPGAVPDGPGAAFGPGDPGETSAGVMDPAGWREPGPAPTERHGAPTDPGTAPGDPASGGPMSGGTAFGDPAFEVTASGGAGAAPAGSPATTLGPAAGADRRTSRRARGRDRRRRGRTVAAVAAVLLVTGGTISGIAVLTPDGEGDTVRPASAGGSQSAVPTPAASSPATTSSSSPSSSPSATASADASRKPRSPATPRPDESEAKSSPARTPAPAKTSARPQEAQPSAPAAPAAGGPAAQVLALTNTERSKAGCGPVTLDDRLARAAQLHSEDMSANGYFSHTGQNGSSFADRAKAQGHPSPGAENIARGQNSAASVMQAWMDSPGHRANILNCSLKTLGVGVVTSDWTWTQVFGY, from the coding sequence ATGCGGGCCCAGGACGAACTCGTCTCCGCCTACCTCCCGTTGGTCTACAACATCGTCGGCCGGGCCCTGAACGGGCACCCCGACGTCGACGACGTGGTGCAGGAGACCATGCTCCGCGCCCTCGGCTCGCTCGGTTCGCTGAACGACCCCGGCGGCTTCCGGTCCTGGCTGGTCGCCATCACCATGAACCAGCTGCGGCACCACTGGCGCGATCACCGTACGGTCCAGGCCCGTTCCGGGCTGCACGACGCGTACGACGTCGCCGACCCGGGCGCCGACTTCGTGGACCTGACGATCGTGCGGCTCGGGCTGGAGGGCCAGCGGCGCGAGGCCGCCGAGGCCACCCGCTGGCTGGACCCCGACGACCAGGCGCTGCTGTCGCTGTGGTGGCTGGAGGCGGCGGGCGAGCTGACGCGGGCGGAGGTGGCGGCCGCGCTGGAACTGTCGCCGCAGCACACGGCGGTGCGCGTGCAGCGGATGAAGGCGCAGCTGGAGACGGCCCGGCTGGTGGTGCGGGCGCTGTCCGCGCGGCCGCGCTGCGTGCTGCTGGACGACGTGGTCGCGGCCTGGGACGCCGTCCCCTCGGCCCTGTGGCGCAAGCGCATCGCGCGCCACGCCCGGGACTGCACGGTCTGCGCGGGCTTCCAGTCGGGACTGGTGCCGGCGGAGGGCCTGCTGGTCGGACTGGGACTGGTGCCGGTCGGGGCGGGCCTGCTCGGCGCGGCCGGCCTGCTCACCGGCCTCGGCGCCGGAACGGCGGACGCGACACCGCTGTCCTTCACCGGGGACGCGGCGGGAGGACCGGGGGCGGTGCCCGACGGGCCGGGGGCCGCGTTCGGGCCGGGAGACCCGGGGGAGACGTCCGCCGGGGTGATGGATCCGGCGGGGTGGAGGGAGCCGGGGCCGGCGCCGACGGAACGGCATGGCGCGCCGACCGACCCGGGCACGGCGCCCGGCGACCCGGCGTCCGGCGGTCCGATGTCCGGCGGTACGGCGTTCGGCGACCCGGCCTTCGAGGTCACGGCGTCCGGAGGCGCGGGGGCGGCGCCCGCCGGTTCCCCGGCCACGACCCTCGGGCCGGCGGCGGGCGCGGACCGTCGTACGAGCCGCCGCGCGCGGGGCCGTGACCGCAGGCGGCGGGGCAGGACGGTCGCGGCCGTGGCCGCGGTGCTGCTGGTCACCGGCGGCACGATATCCGGGATAGCCGTTCTGACACCGGACGGCGAAGGGGACACGGTGCGACCGGCGTCCGCGGGCGGTTCGCAGTCCGCCGTACCCACGCCCGCGGCTTCGAGCCCGGCCACCACCTCATCCTCTTCCCCCTCGTCCTCGCCGTCGGCCACCGCCTCGGCCGACGCGTCCCGCAAGCCGAGGTCCCCGGCCACACCGCGTCCGGACGAGTCCGAGGCGAAGTCCTCCCCCGCACGCACCCCGGCGCCCGCGAAGACATCGGCGCGGCCGCAGGAGGCCCAGCCGTCCGCGCCCGCCGCCCCCGCCGCCGGCGGTCCGGCCGCCCAGGTCCTGGCCCTCACCAACACCGAGCGCTCCAAGGCGGGTTGCGGCCCCGTCACGCTGGACGACCGTCTGGCCAGGGCGGCCCAGCTGCACAGCGAGGACATGTCCGCCAACGGCTACTTCTCCCACACCGGGCAGAACGGCAGCAGCTTCGCCGACCGGGCCAAGGCACAGGGCCACCCGAGCCCGGGCGCCGAGAACATCGCCCGGGGCCAGAACTCCGCCGCGAGCGTCATGCAGGCCTGGATGGACTCCCCGGGCCACCGCGCGAACATACTCAACTGCTCGCTCAAGACGCTGGGCGTCGGCGTGGTCACCAGCGACTGGACGTGGACCCAGGTCTTCGGCTACTGA